The sequence AATATATAAATAACCAACCAGTAACAAACTAGTAAGAAAACAGAAGTGCATTGTTACGTGAAATGTAGGCTTCCCAGTTGGTTACCAGGAAGGCCTGTGGACATTGAGGTTTTGTGTTCGAATCCTAATCCCACGTACGCATCCACTTTTTGAATTTTAGCGGAAAAAAAGTGTAGCAAAAGAAAATTgtaacatgggccggcccatgacggAGGGGAGGCGGCCAGGATGTGCAAACACGTATGTGTACGTCCCAAAAGAAGACCCATGCGGAGGTGGGTATATATTTCTCATAAAAGACCATACTACCCTTATACGTTTTGTgaagggggttgtaccgaagcggaATTCAAAAAAATGAACATTGTGCACATGTCGCCAAAGGTGCACAAACCACAACATTCCATGTTGTATCATGGCCGAGGCGACGCGATCTTGAGAGCGCCGCCAATGAGCATGGTGTGCAAATCGCCAAAAAGACTCACAAGTCGGCTACTCGGTCTGAGTTCTAATGGCGACAAAGTAAAGATTCGGACATATTTTTTCAATAAAGATCACTTAAATTAATTGGTGAACAAGTAAGGAGGAAATGGGGAATACAATGCCACGACTTGCAATCATCAAACGGGCACGCATCTAACTTGACCAAGGTGCCCATGGCCATGGAGTTGTCAGGACATATCAGCGTCGCGACGGGGTAAGATGCCCTTGTCCTGAAGGCTGGTGACAGTGTCGTAGACACACTGGCTCGCCGGCGTGATGCTGACACCGAGCTCCATGATCCTCCGGCTGCTGAACCGGCACCCCTTCTTCATCTCGCCCGCCCCTTCCTTGCTCCTCATGGGCACGGGGTACTCCGGGAAGAACTTGGCGAGGATACGACACACCTCGGCGCGGTGCAGCGTGCGCCCCGCGCAGAGGTACCGGCCATGCGCGTCAGGCATCTCGTACGCACGCGCGTGCGCGTCCGCGACGTCACGGACATGCACGTATGCCTGTGCTGCGTTGGTGTACGTCTGCACCGAGCCGTCAAGGTACTTGCCGATGTGCCACGTGCTGGCGTTCACCGCCGACTGTAGTAGAGGGCCCAACACTAGAGACGGGTTGATCACCACAAGGTCAAGCTTCCTCTCCTTGGCGAGCTCCCATGCCGCCTGCTCCGCCACCGTCTTTGCATAGCAGTACCAGTTCTGCATATGCTTGCTTGTCAGATGCATGCCATTTTACATGTACTTTTTTTAGCATGTGTACTATATGGTGCTTCTAACATATAAGAGCGAGAGTTAATTAAGCTGACCTTTGTGTTCTTGCAGAACTCGAGGTCACTCCAACATGTCTCGTCGGCCTCCCCATCGGTGCTACGACGAGGATCCATGTACACGGAGCCGATCGACGACGTCATTACCACACGCCGAATGCCGCCCACCTCCGCCGCGGCGTTGATCACGTTTCTCGTCCCGTTTACCGCCGGCTCGATCATTTTTTCCTGCACCCATATATGAATGAACCTTTGTCAGCCACCGTACATTCGATGTCAGTAGCGCAGTACACCTATGTGGGTAAGTAAATTACCGGGTCATCGGTGACGGGGCATGCGGTATGGAATACGCCTTCGCATCCTCGGAATGCAGCGATGAGGCTCTCCTTGTCCAGCAGGTCCACCCGGAAGAGGGTGAGCCGCTCCGCCGCCCCTTCCAAGGCTCCCAGGTGGGCATTCCTTGCCACGTCATCTGGAATCACACATCTAAGTTAGATACACTCCAGGCATGGAGATTAGAGCATATGATGAAGGGTGGATTGGATTGTACTCACCAGGGTTCCGGACCGTGCCGTGGACGGTGTAGCCCTTCTCCAGGAGGAGCTTCACCAGCCATGACGCGATGAAACCGCCGGCGCCGGTCACACAGACGGTGCGTCCGCGGCCAGTGGCGACGCAGTTAGCCGTGTTGGCACGATCAAAACCCATGTCTCAGTCTGCAGAGAGTTTGCCAACTAGAAGGTGCTATAGGCAACAGAAGTATGGATATGTATGTGGACTTCCAAGCTGTAGTTCCAAACTGAGCTGTGTAATGATGAGAACCGCCTTTTGGCCGGTATATATAGGGCGGGGATGGCGTGTGCAACGGTTGGTAGCCACATCCCACTTGACATGCTTAATTTGGGTCAACTGCAAATCTGTGTTAAATGTAATGTTGTGGCACTGCCGTTCCCAGCACAAGAAAACATATGGGGGCTGTGTAGAATAAGCATCGATCTTGCCTTCACGTGTACCATGTGTTGATTATGATCCATTTTCAGTATACAGCATTTTCGTTAACACACACGAGTATCATGTGTTGATTATAATGCCACTGCAAGTTCGTAGCATTTTCTACAATACGCTGACCGGTCAGACCAAGCTTGGATTAAACAAAAAAATTGCAATGTGAACGGAAGCGCGTAGTACTATTGTAGTTAAGTTCCAACTAACTATATACTACTTGAAAATTAAATATTCCTATGCGGCATGGAGCAGAGGCTGGTGTGGCCGTGTGGTGCTCTGTATCAGGTCGAGGAGAGAAAAAGATTCCGTTTGGTGGATCGCATTCACGTTGCCTCTGCATCCGCATCATCCACTTGCCTTAAACAGGAGTAAAAGTACCaagaaatagaaagaaaaaatAATTAATTTCCAACCAATATATTACTTGAAAATTAAATATTCTTGTGCAACACGGAGCAGAGACTGTGGTGATGTGTATCACGTCGATGAGAGAAAAGGATTCCGTCTGGTGGATCGCATGCACGTTGCCTCCGTGTTCGCATCATCCACTTGACGTAAACAGAGTACAAATaccaaaaaaaaaaagaaagaaagaagaaacaagACCAGTAGGGGGAGAAGGGGCCTGCTACGCGTCGGTTGGCAGATCTTTTTAAAAGATGTGCCGCCTCGTGAGCCGTCCGATCTTGGTTGCTCAGCGTAAATTCCTCTTTGCAATAAGGGTATTGTTTTAGAAACAACATTGACTATTGCAACAAAAGTTTTGTTTTAGAAACACATCGATGATTATTGATGACATTGGAAAGCATCTTTGTGTATGATCCCTTTTTGCAGCGAGAACTTTGTTTCAGaaacaccattaactattcactactagggaaaagcctagcagtagcatggggtcccgcgctactgatacggcgttGCAGCtaaagtttagcagtagcgcgttttgatcagcgctactgctatacctacttagcagtagcgttttcctgtccagcgctaaagagcgctactactatattttcaCTTTTTTTGGGGTACATATTTGCGATGTTTTTTTACAGATTTTATACAGTATGCTAATAAACATACAATATGCTCATCATATTATACACATAATAatctcatcatatcatccaaccCAAATTATGTCATCACATCATAATCACGATATAGCGATACAAGTTAACtgacatgtctcatcatacataacGTAATACTTCTTGAGGCGCCGGTCCGgatccctctctcgcactagcgaGAACCTAAACTAACTATTTTACGCTTcggctctgctatcaaaccctctCTGGTTGTCGCTCGGAAACCTGTACACCTGGGCctaacactcatgccactcgtcgtatactcctggcatagcacttcttcgccattgatgatctatgtacctgcatcgtcacatgagtcgataatatgcaacatatatagttgagcaacagagagagacatagttggcaaaaatagaagc comes from Triticum aestivum cultivar Chinese Spring chromosome 5B, IWGSC CS RefSeq v2.1, whole genome shotgun sequence and encodes:
- the LOC123115732 gene encoding cinnamoyl-CoA reductase 1, with product MGFDRANTANCVATGRGRTVCVTGAGGFIASWLVKLLLEKGYTVHGTVRNPDDVARNAHLGALEGAAERLTLFRVDLLDKESLIAAFRGCEGVFHTACPVTDDPEKMIEPAVNGTRNVINAAAEVGGIRRVVMTSSIGSVYMDPRRSTDGEADETCWSDLEFCKNTKNWYCYAKTVAEQAAWELAKERKLDLVVINPSLVLGPLLQSAVNASTWHIGKYLDGSVQTYTNAAQAYVHVRDVADAHARAYEMPDAHGRYLCAGRTLHRAEVCRILAKFFPEYPVPMRSKEGAGEMKKGCRFSSRRIMELGVSITPASQCVYDTVTSLQDKGILPRRDADMS